In Camelus ferus isolate YT-003-E chromosome 10, BCGSAC_Cfer_1.0, whole genome shotgun sequence, the following proteins share a genomic window:
- the LOC102519908 gene encoding LOW QUALITY PROTEIN: olfactory receptor 1009-like (The sequence of the model RefSeq protein was modified relative to this genomic sequence to represent the inferred CDS: inserted 2 bases in 1 codon): MADENSTKITEFIFLGLQYHPRLQVFLFLLFLLFYLVTVTGNLGMIILIRLDSRLHTPMYSFLSHLSFVDTCFSSVVGPKVLADFFAERKAISFLGCALQQWFSGFFVAIECLLLASMAYDRYVAICNPLLYSVAMSQMLCIQLXVGPYTAGFLNTMTHTTAAFRLPFCRSNVINHFFCDMSPLLSLVCADTRVNKLLVFVVAGAVLVVSSLTIIISYFHILLAILRIRSADGRPKAFSTCSSHLTAVSILYGTLFFIYVRQGAVFSLDLNKVVSIFYTAVIPMLNPIIYSLRNKEVKAAMCRTITRRKFCIRR, encoded by the exons ATGGCTGATGAGAACTCTACGAAGATCACAGAGTTCATTTTCCTAGGCTTGCAGTACCATCCTCGGCTGCAAGTCTTCCTTTTCTTGCTCTTCCTACTTTTTTACCTCGTTACTGTGACAGGAAACTTGGGCATGATTATCCTCATCCGGCTCGATTCCCGCCTCCACACACCGATGTACTCCTTTCTCAGTCACCTGTCCTTTGTGGACACCTGCTTCTCGTCAGTGGTGGGTCCCAAGGTGCTCGCCGACTTCTTCGCTGAGCGGAAAGCCATCTCCTTCCTGGGCTGTGCCTTGCAGCAGTGGTTCTCTGGGTTCTTTGTGGCCATCGAGTGCCTTCTCCTGGCGTCCATGGCCTacgaccgctacgtggccatctgtaaCCCGCTGCTGTATTCCGTTGCCATGTCCCAGATGCTCTGCATCCAGCT GGTCGGACCCTACACTGCGGGGTTTCTGAACACCATGACTCACACAACAGCTGCTTTTCGACTTCCCTTTTGTCGCTCCAACGTAATCAATCATTTCTTCTGTGACATGTCCCCGCTGCTTTCTCTCGTGTGTGCGGACACCCGGGTCAATAAGTTGTTAGTTTTCGTTGTGGCTGGAGCTGTCCTCGTGGTCAGTAGCCTGACCATTATCATCTCCTATTTTCACATCCTCCTCGCCATCCTGAGGATCCGCTCTGCTGATGGGAGGCCCAAAGCCTTTTCCACGTGCTCTTCCCATCTCACGGCTGTTTCCATCTTGTACGGGACTCTCTTCTTTATCTATGTGAGGCAGGGGGCAGTtttctctctggacctcaatAAAGTGGTGTCCATATTCTACACAGCAGTCATCCCCATGTTGAATCCTATCATCTACAGCTTGAGAAATAAAGAAGTGAAAGCTGCCATGTGTAGGACCATCACCAGGAGGAAGTTTTGCATCAGAAGATAG